From the Xenopus laevis strain J_2021 chromosome 7L, Xenopus_laevis_v10.1, whole genome shotgun sequence genome, the window cacgttttcttaatatcttggaattaaaaaaaacaaataatgaatgtgcattgtAAAAGTCTTAGAATATTACCCCCCAtcaattttttattcatttattcatatttattttaaggtttactcatcctttaaacacggttttgttgaaaaaaaaaaagaaaagtatttgtAGTAAAGCAAACGTAACATTGGCAGAGTCTATGTGCAGATGTATCACCATTATTACATTTGTTCAGCTCTGTGAAATCCAAAACGCAGAAAGAGAATATGAGAAAACACCTCTGGTATTTACATGCCAACTGTCTTACAGTATAATTCTCCATTTCATTACACATATTGCTCCTAATGTATCATACCTTGAGGTCTTTGGGTGGTCTGGCGTCATACAATAGAGGTCCTTTCACCAAGCGCAAGTCGTGAGTGGCAATTGTAGCTAAAGTCCTTCTATCGCATATTTCCTCATGGAGCTTGGTCtgaacagtaaagagcaaaattACAAGCTAGAAAAGATTATCACAATCAATCACTCTTGTAAAGATGcagcacctttaaaggaaaaagtaacagtataaaataaaggtgatttaaagtaatgaaaatatgtttgtagtgatgtgctgcactggtaaaactggtgagtttgctTCCGAAACAATACAATGGTTTAAATAAAcaatgctgctgtgtagctatggggaaAACCATTCAAacctgaaaaggagaaaaggcacaggagacACAAGAGAGTACAGTTAAGCtcagtagtatacaatgggattattcagaactttattattattataactaggCCCATAAACCCACCTGAGCAGCAAGGAACCTTTTCAGAGCATTGCCTGGTTTAAGGTTCATTCCTTTCACCACACAGCACACAATGTATGGACGCACTTCTTTTGTGCCGGGGCTAACATTTACTTCGACTGGCGTTGGATTCTCTGAAAAGTGCAAGACTTTCAGCATCATCTTATTCAGCTCTCCTACATCTTCCGCTTCATCACCCTCATTGTCCTGCTTtcgttctttctttttcttcttctcctttgaTTCCTTTCCTGCATTCTCtgttattgttttgcctttcccaCCTCCTCGCCCACCAACTCTTAGGTACTCAAGCACAGATTTCGTCTGGCACCCATTGACCATCTTTTCCAGGCGTTTATCTTTCACCTTGTTGCCTTTGAAATTTATATCCTTCAGCTTGGAGCAGTCTGCAAGCTCAAATGGGATGTCAGTGAGCAGGTTATTGGAGAGATCAAGGCTCTGGCAGAAACAAACAGAGAAATCTCAGAACATGGCCACAATAAACAGAGAACTACAACTGCCACCAATAATATGGGCTCACAGTTAGAAACTAAACAGACAAATGTCTGaacatgtaaatattacatttaggGAATCCCTGTGTGCTTGGAGTGGTGAATATTTACAAATTACAGGACATTCAATGCTTAAACATTATACTCCTGCTGTCTGCTATATTTCAGCCTGAAGCAGATTTCTCAATATAGGGtaactattttttcaaaaaatataaatacatgtttgcGTAGAGATCTGGCGATGTAACCACTATATAGAAATAAACTGAAAGCAAAGGCCAAATTTAAAATtctggacctgtcacccagacataaaaagctgtataataaaagtctttttttaaattaaacattaaatccaaattccttttttttttagtaaagcattcatacctgttgttaacttgtttaaaaatctcagctttcaatcaaatattgcctgcccctcctctatgccttaggcatagaggcggagcaggcagttactttcactttccattcagcacttactagatgtcaatgaactccccacattctccctctctcttaaccatttcattgtgtagccagtgcatagggatggacatcaggtcccccattctggtgcacaaacaagattctgagatgatgcaagacttgccttaataagtgttcacaaaatggtgcctgcctgcttgctgtaattatgaattcccagactgaaggaaacaagattcaaataatttatatagtataattaaagtttattttgcttgacgtAACTCTAacgtaataaaataggatttagaatcattttgggtgacagttcccctttaactgcaatAGGATTATACAGGacatacagggttatggaagatagctcatacagggttatgggagatagctcatagtacaagttgatccagcgaatggtccgattgccatcttgaagtcaggaaggaatttttttccctctgaggcaaatcggagaggcttcaaatggttttttttttgccttcctcaggatcgactagcagtaaggcaggttatatatagacttaaaaggctgaacttgatggacgtgtcttttttcaacctgacttactatgttacaggtCAGTGGCTAGCTTTACTGCTTCAGGCTGCCCCAGTCCATGATACTCAAGGAATCTACGCCAACACTGGATGCAATGTCTTTTTAGTGCAGTGAGAGATAATCAGatccaggggcgcgccgccaatgaggcgagctgagaggctccctcaggcggcaacgccggagaggtttccaggtacggcaaaaagctgctcctggtacctttaacaACCgattttaaaccggaaattcggctttactaatgcaagagatcgcaattgcgctctccgcattagtgttcctgcctcccctcccgacaggtaagtcggcgaggggggggcagcattgcaggagccacctTGGGTGGCCCTTAGGTTAAGAATCGGTGCTGatcagatcatatatatatatatatatatatatatatatataatatcatatactATATGTATAGTTATTTTCAAATGGTTCCCTGTGCGGAGTAGACGGTGTAGTTGGAACCCAATCAAATACCTTGACTGTTGTGGACTGGGCTTCCTGAAGTAGCAGAGTAAAGTGAACCTTTTATCTTTAAAATTGTTAGAAACTATATGCATCAATCGGTCTATCTATATCCATCTGTCTCCATATCTCTATCTATTTCCATCtatatccagtgttggactggcccatcggtATACCAGGAAAACGCCAGGTGGGCCCAGGCGTTGTtagggccctcttgcttctaacctttAGCCTACTTCATGGTTATTCccgatttatttaaaggaaaaaaatgcttaataatggaagaatgtcgtaagtagatataaaagactaggagaatacagAGGTTTAGTGAGGAGGGGAGAAacaaaagtttggaaagtgggcccaaggtcttgagtgttctggtgggcccctggcatcccagtccaacactatatctatctctctctctctagatctATGAAACAAAAAAACTAGCACTAAGGCTCTTGCCATATGAAAGAAATGGTGTCTTGTTACAATAAACCTATAACCACCGTTTCTGTCCTCATGGGACCTTTTTCATTTGGGACCTAGTTAAAGCTTTAGCAGATTCTAATGGAGCCTCAACTTTATTGGATGACTTCACATCCTCTCAAAACATAAACAAGCCGTGTATCATGTATATTTAGTGAATATTATGAGCTGATCCCTAAGCTCGGGGCAAGGCCAGAGCATGTGTTGTGAATAACATAATAAAACCTAATATTATTCTTGGCCAGCAGCAGCTTTAGTTGTGAGCTAAGAGATTATTGTTACCTTGAGGGCAGGCAGGAGGCCAATGTCCCCCGGCAGCTGCTGGATCTGATTGTCGGCAGCAGAGAGAGAGGCGAGTAGAGACAGCTGTCGGCACAGGAGCCCGGGAGGGAGAGCTCGGACACGATTCCGGGAGAGATTGAGCTCGGCCAGTTTGGAGCAGCGCTCCAGCCCCGGGGGAAGCTCCATCAGTTGGTTGCAGCTGACATTTAAGGTGCAGAGCTCGGGCAGGCCGCATAGCTCCGCCGGCAACTCTTCTAACTCGTTTCCGGAGACGTCCAACAAGCGCAGGGCCCGCAGCTGTCCGACAGCCGGAGATAGGAGGCGCAGCTTGTTGCGGCACAGGACCAGGTTCTGCAGGTGTATGAGGTGGCCCAGGCCGGGAGGAATCTCTCTCAGCTCCGAACAGCCGCTCACTTCCAGATAGTTGAGAAGAGTGAGGGAAAAGAGCTGAGGGGGCAGCTGCCCGGCACAAACGCGGAGCTTCTCATCCAAACCCTGCAGGACCAGCTCCCGTCGCTTCTCACGTTCTACCTTCTCTAACTCAGGCCACCCTGCCGCCCCGACTGAAGCCATCTTCTGCAACCGGAATCACAGCGCACCACGTGTAGGCTGCCCGGAAGTGTGGCTCAGCCAATCACTCTTCATCCCGGAAGTATAGCTCAGCCAGTCACTCTTCATCCCGGAAGTGTGGCTCAGACAACCACTCTCCATCCCGGAAGTATCCCTCATCCAATCATTCTCGAGCCCTGTCTGTAATTTTCGTGAACCACCAGGAGGCGCGCTTATAGTGGGTATGAGATGTTTATGGTTGTTTATTGAGTGTCGTATTGGATGGAAGAGTTTGGCATGagtaaaaattaaagtaataCTGGTAGATAGAGACTGTCATTATTGTAAACTCATGTTTCTAGAGCAACAGGTATGTCCTGTCCAGTCAATAAACACACTGGATGATCATCAGGGCttctgtagattatatagtgaataaagtaccccctcttgtaaaatataaggatattataagttactgaggagtttcatgaccatatacaggtcatggaactccaaggtaacttctaatatccttctattttgtgggggtacattatttattataatacacaagtttcagtgaatcatgtgacagaaatgacatcagaactcactgtttataactgatgacatcagaactcaccgattataaggatataaggacAGAGATTTGCAGTAACAGGAGTTATGTCTGTCTGAGAGAAATGATGGGTAGGTTTAGGAACTCTCTCTTTGAATCAAGCAATGGATGAGATCTTTGTGGCAGCCAAACCTGTATGGCATAGACAGGGTACAATTCGAGATTTTCCCtaggagttaaaggggttgttcatctttaaatttacttttagtatgatttatgcatttgtaattgggtttcagtttttttattatttgtgattgtttagttctttagctttttattcagcagctctccagtttgcaagttcagcagtctggttcctagggtcagattaccctagcaaccatgtattgatttaaataagagactgaaatatgaataggagaggcctgtatagaaagatgagcaatacaaagtagcaataacaatacatttgtagccttacagagcatttgtattttagatgaggccaatgacccacatttgaaagctggaaagagtcagaagaaggcggtaaataatttaaaaactatataaaaaaaagtatgttatagaattagccattctataccatactaaaagttaacttaaaggtgaaccattagGATTGACAGTACACAGGAGAGTCAGTGGATATACTAGGCATTGAACCAGGCTTCTCAACTGGCTATAGAAGGCAATTACTTCCCTATATAGTCAACAGAGACATACTTCAGATTCCCTATTGGTGTATCTGTGTCTTTATGGAGTCATCCAAAAGATTTAGCACCTTGCATCACTTTACCAATGCAAGCTATCAACTTTGGGGAGAGTCTGTGATAGCACAAAGGGTTTTTGTCCAGTATTTGTCCATTAACTAAAAGTATGGAGAATCCACAGAAGATCATTGTGCAAGTGCAATCATCCAAGTAATATTTAAGAACTTAGAAGGACATTCCAATGTGTGATCAGCTCCAGGGCAGTTTTTTTGATCTCATCCCTATATATACCGCAAGACATATTGTGGAgcctatttactaaacctcgattttttttctggttgagttttgaaagggaaaaacacaaatttttagaggaaaaaaaacccctaaaacttgtagagatttattgtaccccaaagCTACTAAATTTGAATTAAAGTCGAGTTGTTGGAGCATAAGAATCGAAAGTCGTATGATTTGGATTGACATCTgcttttgttgtgactttttttttgcaccgACTTTTTTgaactgattttttgataaatgagttacaatcatggatgggagtaagTTCggctttgctttaataaaaaaaaacagataagtgtcagttttagtaaatattcccCTGTGTGTTCTGTCTCCACGATGGTAATGTAACCCAATAATCAAGCTGGCCATACTGGCACAGATTGTTCATAAGCAGCATTCATTTTCTCACTGAACTTTATTGTCTTCTGTCCCCCCACAAAAGCTATCGGTGAAATAACACTGAAGTTGATtggccaaaaaaacaaataaaactcaTTCCCTAGAAGCACCAGGATGTGGGTAGCAGGTTGCAGCTCTGCGTTCACAGGGAAATGTACAGTGTAGTTCAATGTCAGGTCTACCTACCTCCAGTTGGCATCCTACAGTGTGTAGTGATGAAAGCCACTTGCTCAGCCTGGGAAAGCAGCCAGCAGGAAGCGGAACGGCTTCTACTACttgcaaactttttaaaaatctttcttAAATTAGTACAAGCCAACCTTTAAAGGCAAGTTTCTTCTATTTTAAGAGGTGTATAATGCAATGGCAAACAGTTGTCTTGACACTTGATGTGCCCTTTAATTtggtttttctggattttttaggagtcatttttttctgaaaaaaataaaatataggaaaCCATAGGGGAGATTTCCGACCATTATTCTTCTAATGCAGAGACTGAAAATATGGCAACCGTTGCCCAACAGTAGGCTGTGTCTCTTTGCAACCCGTAGGCCCActctgtgcttaaaaaaagtgcaGCTGGTGTAGACAATTTCTGTAAGTGGACTCACCCAGACCCTTGTGAATTTGGTCACAAGAACACTAAAGGGAACTGGAATTCAGTCAACTGAACCATTCAGACATGAGGAAACTCCGGGGGGACAGTGTTTAGGACGCACTTGTGTTCACATATGGGATGTGGAAGAACTCCAAGGTGTGAGGTAAATTCTTCTGCCAGCTGTAAGCAACATTATAACTAACAGCTTTGTTTTATGGCTTCAGCATGGGCAGAATGATTCATATGACTGTGCTTAGACTTAATTAAAACTACCAAATTGACTTGACAGCTCTACCAGCTTATACACCGCCTTCACTCATAACAAAGTTGCTAATATATGAAACATGGACATAACAGTAATTATTCTGTAGCTCCAGGGATATTTAAGAGAGTAAATACACTCTCCCCTTGCTCCTTGCTTCAGAGGTGATACGTGGGGGGCATTCATTATGTTACTAATGTAAGTGAGATCTTTAACTCACATTTTCTgcaataaaaagctttttttaacatgtgtacattttctttaaatccGGTTTGTGTCAAAAACTGgacacacttggggggttatttatcaaagtccaaatttgtcaatattttctgctacaaactccgatcaaatccgctcgggttctttacgattatttattattacattttcccaaaaatttgctttgtgggaaaaaacaagattttcacgatttttttctgaattttcacccgaaaacttcggggtattgcacaaaacccagctcacatcaaaaaatcctcAGGGttgaataaattctgaaaaatttgtaaatttttttttttataaaattggacttttaaaaaaatcacgaatctgaaaatctggcatctcagacctgtcaaggttgcatataagtcaatgggaaaagtcccaatgatttttttgatgtgcgctgggtttcgtgcaataccctgaagttttcagagttttctagtgaaaattccCAGAAAATCCAGAATCACTGTGTGTTTCAGTGCCCTAGAGTAGTACAGAAGCTCTACTTTGTGAGAGAAAGGAAGGAGGCATAAGGGGTGATTTAGCACCTCTAAGtgcatgttttttgcattttgtacaatGCCTTCTGCTATTACAGAAAGATGAATATAGTGCTGTCTACATCTAATGGGAGGGGGAGACACAAACACAAGCAAGTAAGGGAGCAGCAAACAAGGGAGGCTGCAATGGGGCTGCCATGGATCCCAAAGCTGCTGTCTGCCCTTTATACTGGATTCCTTTATCCACTAACATACAGATTGCAGCCAGACCATAGGAAGAATTTCTCACTGAATGAACTCCAAGGTGCATGCTCTTTCTCCCATTAGTGCTCTTCTTCCCCTGGTCTTTTGGTCTATTTTTAATGACCATTATAGCCATTTAATTACAGATTCTAAACATTTGCCCAAGTTTTGTCTATCTCAGCTTTTTAGGTTGGTAATAAAAatattctccttatctaaactgtttttttgtgtctcaaaattgttacaaagtatcttatttgcacctgttagctgttctgtgctctctgctaaacgccaattaagttagaaactttgtttctttttctggctgttcagtgcagagaaaataggggctttccagtacaaacgagggactgcaggttgagctgtcaaaagagggactgtccctccgaaaaagggaaaGTTGGGATGTATGGTCTACTATCCGGTGAAGGTCCCATTTCTTCCCttagtttatatgattttcatgcTATTTGGTACTGTTTCTTTTGTTACCTTGGGTTTCCCTCACAACAGAAATCATTTATTTCCTCCAAGGCAGTTGCCCATTAATGCTCTGCATTTATTCTCCCTTTGAGTCATAAAGAACCCCTAATATCTCTCACGATGTAAGTGCGCCCCACCCAGGGGAGGTTTCTGGAAACCTTCTCTATGTTCTTTGGggatatttttccttttatgtgCAGCAGGTTTGGTAACACTAATGTCTAATTTTGAAAAGAATTGTGTACATGCCTCATTGTGTATGACCCTTGCTCTCTACATTGTCATAGGCAGTTGTCTCACTTACAGAGAGTCAATTTGAATGTAAGCGCTAAACTTGACATACACATATGGGGCCtagttatcatgctgtgtaaaacattgtaaaaaaagaacatcACTGGTCATtttgcccatagtaaccaatcagaccttttcttttgttttctgactTGTAAGTGGCAGTTGAAATCTAAtggctgattggtttctatgggcaacatcatcagtgatgtttttctccagtgttttaCAAAGAATCATAAATAGGCCCTTCAGTGAGCATGTCCCACTGAGTATAGAATAAGTTTTTCACACATTGTGTTCGCTGTTTATTTTCACTATGTAGAGGTTTCCGAAATGTCTATGCCTTTAAGCGGGGGTTGTAAGCTGCTATCATATTCACTGTGTGTATGTTTTAGGCTGTTGCTTCAGTGTACGATCATAATTTCCTTGGGGCGATCCTTACCCCTCTTTCATGCTGCCACCCTCCCCCAGATTTTTGGTTTGAAAACTGTAAATTCggttctaagggcagagacacatgctcagattcggggagatttagtcgcatggcgataaatcacctcttcttcgaggcaactaatctccctgaactgcctcccaccggctagaatcgaaattgccggcaggatggcactcggagcaattcattttccgaagtcccccaaagtttcctcgtgagattagtcgccccgaaaaagaggagatttgtcgctgggcaactaatctccccgaatctgagcgtgtgtctctgcccttaaagttaccaggagcagctttctAGCCGTCCCTGTAACATGTGGGGCGAGTTTCTCAATTTGGTTCAGTGACCCTGTATTTTCTCGATTTTTGCTCATCTGCATTTGTATCCAGTTCTTTCTGGTCTTTTCTGAGAATTACTATTTCAGTATGGCCTCCAACAAGAGTTATTTGTTGTATTCATCTATAATAGTTGAATCCTTGTGGGTTGTTTCTGCAATGTTATTGCATTCTTTACTCCAGGTTTCCAGTTAAAACCCGTTACCCTCCCATTATGGAGTCCCAGTTAGTTCTGACATGGTGGAGCCCAGGTGAAATGGCAAAATTGTGTCATACTTGccataattttcctttcctgggcAAACTCCATGTCAACAGAATTCCCATCCCTTTTTTCATGATGAAAAGAGATCTTTAATCATGCAAAGATACAAACAATTTAATTCTTTGGGTGAACATGACCTTTGTTTGAAGCAGGTTTTATGTAGAATGTGTTGTATTTTGGAAAAAGGGACAATATTAGGGGATTTAATTTGGATCACCCtccctaaagtctactaaaatcattaattcattaattaaattaaataggctggctttgcctccaataaggattaattatatcttagttgggatcaagtacaaggtactgttttattattacagggaaaaagcaaaaacatttaaaaatatttaattattacaggtttccaaataaaggatcccatacctgtaccacttctTGCAACCAATCTGCTTACAGTTGCCAGGGTCATTAACACTGGTAACCAGATTGCATTTCAAACTTGATTTGGTGCAAGGCTGGAGAGTATGGCAAATAATCAGAAAACTGAACTGCAAAgatgattttatttttagcttaccgtgcttaaagggattgttcacctttaacttttaataggatgtatagtgtgatattctgagacagttcgcaattggtattcattttttattatttgtggtttttgagttatttagctttttatttagcagctctagttttcagcaatctagtcgctagggcctaaattaccctagcaaccatacattgacttgaataagtgactggaatatgaataagagagtaaGTAAGCTGCAGTAATACTAATTCAACATGCCACTGCATTTATCCTACTTGCTGTCAATTCAGCCGAAGAGAAGCAGCCTGAGCGGAACACCAGGGGGTGCTCTCCACTTGCATCTCAGCAAAAAGCCTCAtcattttctcataaatatcTTCCCAATTATAAATGTAATTCCCAATGTTAATGATATATCTATAATAAATATCTAACAACCCTCAACTTGTTGGTTAAAACTGAGAAATGACAAACTGACTGCTTAAATTAATTTCACCATTCTAGCCCACATTGGTTATTAATGGAATAACCTTAGGCATTAAATATTTTGGGTTTG encodes:
- the lrrc47.L gene encoding leucine rich repeat containing 47 L homeolog, with the protein product MASVGAAGWPELEKVEREKRRELVLQGLDEKLRVCAGQLPPQLFSLTLLNYLEVSGCSELREIPPGLGHLIHLQNLVLCRNKLRLLSPAVGQLRALRLLDVSGNELEELPAELCGLPELCTLNVSCNQLMELPPGLERCSKLAELNLSRNRVRALPPGLLCRQLSLLASLSAADNQIQQLPGDIGLLPALKSLDLSNNLLTDIPFELADCSKLKDINFKGNKVKDKRLEKMVNGCQTKSVLEYLRVGGRGGGKGKTITENAGKESKEKKKKKERKQDNEGDEAEDVGELNKMMLKVLHFSENPTPVEVNVSPGTKEVRPYIVCCVVKGMNLKPGNALKRFLAAQTKLHEEICDRRTLATIATHDLRLVKGPLLYDARPPKDLKVIPLGRKEINAKDLVRQLQFEAEEQRKQKKRQNVSGLHKYLHLLDRKENYPCLIDTENAVISFPPITNSEKTKIWKSTQEVFVEVTSGTSLQICKDVLDALILKMAELHKFTLENKEPEGVSDTEPEAEDQQEPLASNNPNAGTAAQLVLEQVRVSDIEGNLKVLYPSKTDLNFSSSAFAIMR